The genomic segment TTCTTCCCAACTCAGCGGGAGAACTGGCCTGCATTTTGTGCATCACCTGCCCACGATGGACGGTTACCGTGATTTCTGTCGTGCCGAGAGTCGAGGCAATCTGCTTCGTGAGCATTCCAGAAGCGATGAAATTCATGACCTCGCGCTCGCGCGCGGTCAATCTCGCGTGACGCTCCTTCAATTCTGCAAGCTCGTTCTGCTCCTGCCTCGTTTCCCTGTCCCGCTTCAGGGCTTGCTGGATTGCATCGATGAGATCCTGATCTCGAAATGGTTTAGTCAGAAACTCCACCGCACCGGATTTCATCGCTTGTACGCTCATGGGAATATCCCCGTGACCGGTGATGAAAATGACTGGAATCTGAACTCCCATCTCGCACAACTTGCGCTGTACATCCAGCCCACTCATCCCTGGAAGGCGCACGTCCAGCAGAAGGCAGCTCGGACTATTGGAGAGTTTATGCCGCAGAAATTCCTCTGGCGTAGCAAACGACAGGGATTGCAGGCCCACCGTTCTCAGTAAACGCTGCATCGCCGCCCGCATCCGGGCGTCATCGTCAACGATAAATACAACAGCCGGACCGGCGGACGTCATTTACCGTCTCCCTCCGTGATCGGCAACGTGAACTGAAACGTTGCGCCTGGTCCGGAGTTCGCGTTGGCCCAAATTCGGCCGCCATGTGATTCAACAATGGAACGAGTAATCGCGAGTCCCAGACCGGTGCCTTGCGATTTGGTGGTAAAGAAGGCATCAAAGATGTGATCGACTTTTCCAGCAGGCAATCCAATGCCCGTGTCACTTACAGATATCAGCACTCGACTGTCTTGCCCCAGCTGCGATTCAATACTGAGCTCACCGGTCGTTTCCCGCATCGCTTCTATTCCGTTGACCATGAGATTCATCAACGCCTGCTGAAGCTGCACGCGATCCACCATCACGTGTGGAAGATGGCTCGCAAGATGCGTCCTTATCATCACGGAATGCAGATCCGCTTCCTTCAGGAACATCACCACCATATCGCGGATGACTTCGTTTACGTCAACTCGCTCTTGAGGCGAACAAGAGCCCTCTCGGAACAATGATCGAACCCGCTCGATGATCTCTGCTGCACGTCGGGCGTCCTTAACCATTTCTAGGGCGGCTTCTCGCGCTTCGGGTAGATCAGGCTTGTCGCGATTGATTAACCGCAAACACGCTTCCGCATTCGTAACGGCTGCTCCAATTGGCTGTTTGATTTCATGTGCCAACGAGGCAGTCAGTTCGCCCATGGTGCTCACTCGGTTCATGCGCGCGAGCTCCGCCCTCGCTTGGCGAAGCATTTCTTCCGCGCGATTGCGCTCTAGCTGTCTCTGCTCGATGTGGCGGACACGCAGAAGGTAGAACAACCACAAGGTCGTGATGATGGCAATACCACAGAGAATTCTAAATGTGATCGTCTGGTAGAACGCTGGCCGCACATCAAACCGAATCACTGTTCCAGCCTGATTCCAGACTCCATCGTTATTACACGCGATCACTCGGAACTGATAGGAGCCCGGGCCGAGGTTTGTGTAGAAAGCTTCCCGACGCGTACCCACATCCTGCCACTCATTGTCTTGCCCGACAAGCTTATATCGAAAACGAACCCGTTCTGGAACGGTGAGGCTGGTCGCCGTATAAACGATTTGTAAGTTTGCAATTCGGGGCGGCAACGTCAAATCAGCGGAGTTGTCATATCTCTTGCCGTTCGCGATAACAGATTCAATCAAGACGGGCGGCGGCACTGAGTTCCGCACAATTCGATTCGGATTGATCCATGCCAATCCTTTCATCGTTGCAAACCAAATGCGACCGTCTTCTGTTCGAACGGATGAAGGCGATGCTAGCGGTCCCCTGAGCTCTGTTGTCAGTCCATCTTGCACGCCGAAGCTCTCGAATTCGACTTTGCCGTATGCCGGCTGCCGAAGCTCTGATTCCGAAATGTGAATGATTCCCCGGTTGTCGGAGAACCACAGGCCGCCTTCGGAATCGACAACGAGTCCGGAGACGCCGTCGAAGGCACTTCCATCTGATGGAGCGATCGGATGGAAACGGCTTCCATCAAAGGATTCAAGACCGAACTCGCCGCCTATCCACAGATTCGCCCCTCTGCCTTGGATCGTCGTAATAGTCCCTACCTGAACGCCGTCCTTAGCTGCGAAGAGTCTAAGCCTGTTTCCGTCCAGCATCGCTACCTGGTTTGCAAATCCAAACCAGATTTTTCCGCTTGAATCGGTAAACTCCGCATTTGCGGTTCCTCGGGGACCACCCAGGCTCTCGAGACTGGTCCAACTGGATCTTTCCAGTCGAAAGGTTCCTGACTCCGTGGAGATCCACAACCTGCCCGATGCATCCCGGGTGAGTGCTTTAACACGCGACTGCTCACTGACGGTGATCCCGCCCGCTTTGGGCAGATCGATTTGCCGCAAGGTCTGCCCCTGCCCAACAGGCTCAACGCTATGGTATTTGTAGGCCACGGTTCCTGGCTTCGGTCTGATCAAATCCGAACGTTCGTCCGAAATGCGCAAAATAGAACGCCATGTCGCGACCCAGACAACTCCATCAAGATCGCGATATGCGCAATCAACGTTCTGATCACGCAATTGCGTCGCGATC from the Occallatibacter riparius genome contains:
- a CDS encoding response regulator transcription factor; this encodes MTSAGPAVVFIVDDDARMRAAMQRLLRTVGLQSLSFATPEEFLRHKLSNSPSCLLLDVRLPGMSGLDVQRKLCEMGVQIPVIFITGHGDIPMSVQAMKSGAVEFLTKPFRDQDLIDAIQQALKRDRETRQEQNELAELKERHARLTAREREVMNFIASGMLTKQIASTLGTTEITVTVHRGQVMHKMQASSPAELGRMAEKLKLPSVN
- a CDS encoding sensor histidine kinase; this encodes MKMVILPPSIAMRILVCIFCLGVCAPARSLDRDRRLDQLYHTGWTQMEGAPGEVHALAQTTDGYLWLGAATGLFRFDGIRIERYTPQSGQAFPQRNVASLFAVPDGGLWVGYWYGGVSFIKNGTVINYEKDDGIPPRAVLAFARDRQGTIWIAAGKDGLARLEGSRWKKVGTDWGFSGEAYSLFVDHAGTVWVGTPTTVAYLVEGGHRFRVAAQHLKPFVHSFSEAPDGILWMAEGGYGVRTVPLSGKNSGRTGPAVLVGSLAIAFDSQGSLWITSAGNGIRRVPYPERLHPPKVRGPSAWMFHNAEVEAFTQKDGLTSDYVYSVLQDREGNVWIGTSGGLDRFQQTPVVSLPLQPISHRGALPIPSLSSFTASAIAADAHGGLWAAGRGPEVLLNIQDDRIATQLRDQNVDCAYRDLDGVVWVATWRSILRISDERSDLIRPKPGTVAYKYHSVEPVGQGQTLRQIDLPKAGGITVSEQSRVKALTRDASGRLWISTESGTFRLERSSWTSLESLGGPRGTANAEFTDSSGKIWFGFANQVAMLDGNRLRLFAAKDGVQVGTITTIQGRGANLWIGGEFGLESFDGSRFHPIAPSDGSAFDGVSGLVVDSEGGLWFSDNRGIIHISESELRQPAYGKVEFESFGVQDGLTTELRGPLASPSSVRTEDGRIWFATMKGLAWINPNRIVRNSVPPPVLIESVIANGKRYDNSADLTLPPRIANLQIVYTATSLTVPERVRFRYKLVGQDNEWQDVGTRREAFYTNLGPGSYQFRVIACNNDGVWNQAGTVIRFDVRPAFYQTITFRILCGIAIITTLWLFYLLRVRHIEQRQLERNRAEEMLRQARAELARMNRVSTMGELTASLAHEIKQPIGAAVTNAEACLRLINRDKPDLPEAREAALEMVKDARRAAEIIERVRSLFREGSCSPQERVDVNEVIRDMVVMFLKEADLHSVMIRTHLASHLPHVMVDRVQLQQALMNLMVNGIEAMRETTGELSIESQLGQDSRVLISVSDTGIGLPAGKVDHIFDAFFTTKSQGTGLGLAITRSIVESHGGRIWANANSGPGATFQFTLPITEGDGK